Part of the Paenarthrobacter sp. JL.01a genome is shown below.
ACGCGCTCGACGGGGCTCGGCGACTCCGGCCCGAAATGCTCCAGCAACACCCTGTACGGCCCCACCGCATTGGGTCCGAAGCGGGCGTTGGAGGACGGTTCTGCCAGCAACGGAAGGCCGTGCGCGCGGGCGAAGGCGTCGGCGACAGGGCCGGCGTCGTGCCCTGCGAGGACCACGGTTCGTCGCTCCGGCAGTTCGCTGGGAGCCGCCGGAAGATCCAAAGCCCGGGGACCGGCGTCGTAATGGAAAACGCCGTGCCCTTGCGTGTCCGGCAGGGCGTCCCCGGCCGCCGGAATCAGCGGGTCGCGGAACGCCAGGTTCACCTGGACGGGTCCGGGCGGAGTATCTTCGAGCGCGCCCGTAGCGGCGTAGAGTGCGGTGGCAACGGCTTTCTGCGGATTCTCCCCCGCGCCGACGTCGACGGCGAAGCGAACGTGCTCGCCGAAAAGGTCCAATTGGATGGTGGTCTGGTTCGCCCCGGTGCCGTGGAGTTCTTCGGGGCGGTCAGCGGATATAACCACTACCGGAACGGCCGAGTGGTTCGCTTCCATGACGGCGGGCAGCAGGTTTCCCACTGCGGTGCCGGAGGTGGTCAGGACGGCAACGGGAGCCTCCGAGGATAGGGCGAGACCGAGCGCGGTGAATCCCGCGTCGCGTTCGTCGATCCTTACGTGGAGCCGGATCCGGCCGGCTGCTTCCGCTTCGGCGAGCGCGTACGCCATGGGCGCGGAACGGGACCCCGGCGCAACCACGGCGTGCCGAACGCCGCCGTCGAGCAGTGCAGTTACCGCGATCCGGGCAGCGGCGATGGATGTCAGAGAGTCCTGGAAAGTCACCGTTCCAGTCTATGGGCGCTCGTCCCTCCCCAACGCTCGCTCACATCCCCCCACTTTCCGGCCAACCCTCACGCACATCCCCCCACCTTCCGGCCAACCCTCACGCACATCTCCGCGGTCAGGGCTCTTCGACGTCGATCACGACCTCGTTGTGGCGAAGGAACCATGGCTTGAAAGGGGGATCGAAACGCGCAAACCGGGGAGCCCCAAGGGGGAGCAGACCTGCCAGGCGGAGGGCCTCAAGCAGCGCCACACTATGGCGTTGAAAAGCCGTAGCTGATCCGCTCCCAGAGAACCGGGCGACAGCCGTCAAGGACCCTGGTACCTCGCGGATTTTGACCCTGGGTTCGTCGGGGACAGGGGCGCTATCTACTGTCACTCCAGGCGGCAGGACGAAAGCCACGACGTAGTCTTCGTCTTCGCCTCTCGGGATAGGACCGCTCTGCAGAACGGGCGCCGTCATGACCATTTCCTCGGATGATGCGTTCTCTTGCAGAACGGGCGCGGTCATGGACAGCTTCTGCCGGGCTTTGTTACTGCCGCTGATGTAGTTAAAGAGGGAGCGGAAGGCCTCGTTTGCGGCGCGATCAAACGCGGCATGCACTTGAACCTCCGCGAGAACATGCGCCGGATACCGGCGCAGTTCGAAGTGAGGATAGCGCTTGACCAGATCATACGGCTGCTGTTCAGTCATGGTGGGATTGACCCTACGCCGGTGTCGCGCAGCCCGCCATAGTCCGGGAACGTGAGCGAGCGTCAGGAACGCCCAAGCGCTCCCCTACCTCCAGGAGATAAGGGAGCGCTTCAGCGGATCAGTTACTTACGGAACACCTGCACGATGGACGGGCGGGGTGCCCGCACCGCACCAGGCAAAGGGGTGGCCCCGGCGGGTACGTAATCCGGGAAGTACGAGTGGGGCGCGTCGAACGTGCCTTCTTCGCCCGGGTGCTGGACGGCGACGAACACCGTCCGCTCTTCGTCGTGGACGATCGGACCACAGGTCTCGGCGTCGCGGGGAACGGCCAGGAACTGTTCCACCTTGCCGCGCTCCGGGCCTTCGAGGGTGACCTTGAACAGACCATCGTTGTAGCCGATGGTTGACGGAGCACCGTCGGTGGAGATCCAGAGGTTGCCTACGGAGTCGAACGCCACGTTGTCCGGGCAGGAAATCGGCGAGACCTTGTCGGCCGGGAACCCCGAGAAGTACGTGGAGCTGTTTTTGGAGGGGTCGCCTGCAACCAGCAGGAGGGTCCAGTTGAACTTGGTCCCGGTTTGGCCGGGACCTTCCGTGATTTCCACGATGTGGCCGTCCCGGTTGAGTGTGCGCGGGTTGACCTCCGTCGCGCCTTCCTTGCCGGCCTTGCCACGATCGGAGTTGTTGGTGCAGGCCACGTAGATCTTGCCGGTGAGCAGGCTGGGCTGGACGTCCTCACAGCGGTCCATCTTGGTGGGGCCAACCTTGTCGGCGGCCAGACGGGTGTAGACAAGAACCTCGGCCACGGACATACCGGGCACCGCCGAGGCACCGCCAACCACCAGCGGCAGCCACTCGCCCGAGCCGTCGAACGCTCCGTCGGCGGGGAGCTTGCCGCTGCCATCGATCTCGGCAGCAGGCGAGTCGCCGGTGAAGCGGGCCACGTACAGGTCACCTTCGGAGAGCAGGCTCATGTTGTTCTTGCGAGCTGCCTTGGAGTCGCCGGGCTGGTACTTGCCCTTGGAGACGAACTTGTACAGGTAATCGAAGCGCTCGTCGTCACCCATGTAGGCCACAACGCGGCCGTCCGGGGCAAGAATGACGTTGGCGCCCTCGTGCTTGAACCGTCCCATGGCGGAGTGTTTCCGGGGAGTGGAGGTGGGGTCGAACGGATCAACTTCGACGATCCAGCCAAAGCGGTTGCTTTCGTTGGCATATCCGGAGTTGCGGGTGTCAAAACGTGGCTCGTCGAGCTCCCACTGGCGGGTGGTCGGCTTCGATGAGAGACCGTAGCGCTTGTCTCCGTCGCTGGTTCCGGGTGCTGCAAAGTAGCCGTTGAAGTTTTCCTCACCGGAGAGGATGGTGCCCCAGGGGGTGGTGCCACCCGAGCAGTTGCCAAGGGTGCCCTTGATGTAGCGGCCGGCCGGGTCATCGATGGTCTTGACCAGGTTGGTGCCTGCAGCCGGACCGGTCAGTTCATAGACCGTGTCGGTGATGAAACGCCGGTTCAGGGCAGCACCTTGAACGTAGCTCCACGGCTTGTTCTTGTTTTTGCGTTCCAGCTCCACGACTGCAAGGCCATGTGCGGCGCGGCCGATGGCGCGTGCTTCCGCAGCATCGAAGCCGACAGGCAGCATGATGTTCTCGTTGGTGTACTCGTGGTTGGTGAAGAGCACGGCACGGCGATCCTTGGAATCGGGGATCGGCAGGATGTCGGTGTAGTCGTTGTTGTAGCCGAACTGGCATGCCTGGGCTGCGGCCGTCTGCTTGGTGATGTCGAAGGCGGGTGAGTCCGCGAACAGAGGGTCACCCCAGCGGATGATGGGGTTCCAGCCGAAGCCCTCCGGAACGGTAAAGGCATCGACGGCGGCATCGACAGGCTTGATGGCAGTGAACTGGAGCTTGGACTTGTCGAAGCCCTTCTTTGCAGCGTCGGACAGTCCGTTACCGGCATCGGCGACGGCGGAATCGGTACCGGTCACGGCACCTCCAAGAACGACGGCGAGCGCTCCTGCTGCGCCGAGGCCCAGTGCCGCGCGGCGGGACATCGCCGTGGAGGCAATATCGCGGAAGTAGCCGTTGGCGCTGGTGTTGCAGACGTCGCCTGCACAGGCGTTGTCGCACTTGAGCGCACACGTTACCGCACTGCGCTTACCCTTGGTGTGGCCGAGCATGGGCAGCAGCGGGAACTTGCGGCCGGTGGTTTCAGACATGGGGGGACCTTCCAGAGTGTGTACGAGGATCCCGACGAGCCTTTCAGCGCAATCCAAAGCTGAGTGGTCTGCCCGGTTAAGACCCGGTGAACAACCCGTGCCGGTCCGTGGCCAAGACGGCGTGGACGCGCCGGAGCCGGTCCAGCCACCAATCCCGGCGTTCCCCGGAGGCCGCAAACTGCTCCAGCAGCCCGGCGTCGGCGCTGACATCCCGCAACCGGATGGCGCCGTCGTCGGCTACCAGCGGATCGGCAGTGATGTCTGAGGCGAAGAGCGAAACGGTTCCCAGCCCGCAGGCATATGGCAACGCTGGAAGTGCTGCCGCGAGCGCCAGGCCCCCGCGGATACCCACGGAGGTGTCCAAGGCGGAACTGACGACGGCGGGCAGCCCGGATTGTTCGACGATGGCCAAGGCCCGCCGCACTCCCCCGAGGGGCGCCACCTTGACCACGATGAGGTCGGCGGCGCCAGCGCGTGCCACACGCAAGGGGTCATCTTCCTTGCGCACACTCTCATCCGCGGCAATGCGGACAGGGGTCGCCCTGGAAGATACCCGCCGCCGCACCTCAGCCAATCCATCAATGGTGGGAACAGGTTGTTCGGCGTATTCAAGCCCGTATGGAGCCAGCACCCTGAGGGCTTCAACGGCTTCCTCGACGTCCCACCCGCCATTGGCATCCACCCTGATGGCGGCCTCAGGAAGGGCCCGACGGACTGCTGCTACTCGCGCGAGGTCGTCGGACAGTTGTTGTCCCTTTTCAGCGACCTTGATCTTGACAGCATCCACGCGCCCGAACCTGGCCAGGACGTCGGGAACGCGATCAGCAGAAACTGCCGGAACCGTCGCATTAACCGGAACCTCGGCCCGCAGAGGTGCCGGGAACCCCAGCCAGCCCGCCTCCAAGGCGGCCGCCAACCAGCGGGAGGATTCGTCGTCGTCGTATTCCGGGAAAGGACAGAACTCTCCCCACCCCAGCGGCCCGCGCAACAGGAGAGTCTCGCGCTCCATGATGCCCCGGAACTTCACGCGCATGGGCAACGAGACCACATAGGCGGAGTCAAGGAGTTCTTCAAGTTCAGGAAGGGGAACAGGCATATTGCCACTGTACCGGCGGCCTTTCACGCCGCTGCGAAGGAAAGTGGGCTATGTGGAAAACTACTCCGACCAGTACGTACGCACTTCTTCGCGGGCCCGGGCAAGAGGCTCAGCAGGCACAATCAGGGAGCCCTCCGGCAACCCCGCATCATCCCACTTTGCAACGATCTGCAGGTCACCTTCGGCGGGCCGCGGCCACAACCAATACTTGGCAGAACCCTCTGCCTGCTCGTCATCGGCACTGCTGCCACCGCCTTCCCGCGGCACCAGGAATGGTCCCGGAATGTCGAGGGAGCCTTCCACCATGGAAGGATCCCCGGCGAAGGCTTTGCGACCATCGGGCAGCGCAACCCCGATGAGGATGCCCGGCAAGCCGGGTCGCTCGAAGCCGCGCTCCATCACTTCCAGCCACCCCGAATCGGACTCTTCGGAGCGCCGCACGGACCACACAAGATCCAGAATGCATCCCGTGGAAAAGACCTCGACCGCTTTGAGCGCCACCACCGCGTTGGGGCCGCGGAGTACAAAGCCTCCGGAGGGCACCATGCCCGGCAGCTCGTCCGACGGCGGCCCGGACCATGCCGGCCGGCTCAGCTGCGGTTCACGTAGCCCGGCGGGGGCCTCGGGGAGGTCGTCGAAGAAGCTCATGCTCCATCCATACACCGCCACATAAGCTCTGGGGAAGGTCACCTGACAACCGAGAGGCAGCAACCGCGATATTCTCGAAGTCACAACACGATGTGGGGGAAACATGAGTCAAGCAATGCCCGGTTCAACAACGCCTCCCGGTTGGTACCCGGACCCGTCATTCCCTCAGCGGATGCGGTGGTGGGACGGTGTGCAGTGGACACCGCATCTGGCCCCAGCCACGGCGCAGACCATGCCTGTCCAGCGCGTTCTCATCAGCAACCAGACGCCGGTGTACAACCCGTTCATTTGGGCGATCACATTGCTCCCGCTCGTCACGCTCCTCCTGATGCTCACCTGGCAGCCAGAGTTCCGCCTCATCACAACGCGCCAAGGCACCACCACCGTCGACCCGACGTCGATCTACTCCCCCGGATATTTCTTGCTCCAGGGCGTCGGGTTCGTCACGTACGGGCTATCGGTTTTCTTCGCGTTCCTTGATCG
Proteins encoded:
- a CDS encoding SOUL family heme-binding protein, which gives rise to MTEQQPYDLVKRYPHFELRRYPAHVLAEVQVHAAFDRAANEAFRSLFNYISGSNKARQKLSMTAPVLQENASSEEMVMTAPVLQSGPIPRGEDEDYVVAFVLPPGVTVDSAPVPDEPRVKIREVPGSLTAVARFSGSGSATAFQRHSVALLEALRLAGLLPLGAPRFARFDPPFKPWFLRHNEVVIDVEEP
- a CDS encoding PhoX family protein, with amino-acid sequence MSETTGRKFPLLPMLGHTKGKRSAVTCALKCDNACAGDVCNTSANGYFRDIASTAMSRRAALGLGAAGALAVVLGGAVTGTDSAVADAGNGLSDAAKKGFDKSKLQFTAIKPVDAAVDAFTVPEGFGWNPIIRWGDPLFADSPAFDITKQTAAAQACQFGYNNDYTDILPIPDSKDRRAVLFTNHEYTNENIMLPVGFDAAEARAIGRAAHGLAVVELERKNKNKPWSYVQGAALNRRFITDTVYELTGPAAGTNLVKTIDDPAGRYIKGTLGNCSGGTTPWGTILSGEENFNGYFAAPGTSDGDKRYGLSSKPTTRQWELDEPRFDTRNSGYANESNRFGWIVEVDPFDPTSTPRKHSAMGRFKHEGANVILAPDGRVVAYMGDDERFDYLYKFVSKGKYQPGDSKAARKNNMSLLSEGDLYVARFTGDSPAAEIDGSGKLPADGAFDGSGEWLPLVVGGASAVPGMSVAEVLVYTRLAADKVGPTKMDRCEDVQPSLLTGKIYVACTNNSDRGKAGKEGATEVNPRTLNRDGHIVEITEGPGQTGTKFNWTLLLVAGDPSKNSSTYFSGFPADKVSPISCPDNVAFDSVGNLWISTDGAPSTIGYNDGLFKVTLEGPERGKVEQFLAVPRDAETCGPIVHDEERTVFVAVQHPGEEGTFDAPHSYFPDYVPAGATPLPGAVRAPRPSIVQVFRK
- a CDS encoding o-succinylbenzoate synthase, with product MPVPLPELEELLDSAYVVSLPMRVKFRGIMERETLLLRGPLGWGEFCPFPEYDDDESSRWLAAALEAGWLGFPAPLRAEVPVNATVPAVSADRVPDVLARFGRVDAVKIKVAEKGQQLSDDLARVAAVRRALPEAAIRVDANGGWDVEEAVEALRVLAPYGLEYAEQPVPTIDGLAEVRRRVSSRATPVRIAADESVRKEDDPLRVARAGAADLIVVKVAPLGGVRRALAIVEQSGLPAVVSSALDTSVGIRGGLALAAALPALPYACGLGTVSLFASDITADPLVADDGAIRLRDVSADAGLLEQFAASGERRDWWLDRLRRVHAVLATDRHGLFTGS
- a CDS encoding DUF2510 domain-containing protein, with product MSQAMPGSTTPPGWYPDPSFPQRMRWWDGVQWTPHLAPATAQTMPVQRVLISNQTPVYNPFIWAITLLPLVTLLLMLTWQPEFRLITTRQGTTTVDPTSIYSPGYFLLQGVGFVTYGLSVFFAFLDRQRLANSGVIRPFHWAWCFLSPTVYIIGRTVIVRKVALGRGLAPIWAMIGTYIVSLIVVGIWMANFMSQIYSQIGYSVNA